One segment of Radiobacillus kanasensis DNA contains the following:
- the asnS gene encoding asparagine--tRNA ligase, which yields MKTTISKVSNYLNEEVTIGAWLANKRSSGKIAFLQLRDGTGFIQGVVVKADVTEEVFQLAKNMTQETSLYVTGKVVEDTRSPFGYELQVSQVEVIHESVDYPITPKEHGTEFLMDHRHLWLRSKKQHAVMKIRNEIIRATYDYFNQEDFTKIDPPILTGSSAEGTTELFHTKYFDEEAFLSQSGQLYMEAAAMAFGKVFSFGPTFRAEKSKTRRHLIEFWMIEPEMAFTDHEESLKIQEEYVSFVVQSVLQNCKLELNILERDTEKLANIKAPFPRISYDEAIKMLKEKGFTDIEWGEDFGAPHETAIAESFDNPVFITNYPAAIKAFYMKPDPDRPEVVLCADLIAPEGYGEIIGGSQRIDDLALMEQRYEEHNLTGDAYQWYLELRKYGSVPHSGFGLGLERTVAWIAGVEHVRETIPFPRLLNRLYP from the coding sequence TTGAAGACTACGATTTCGAAAGTATCGAACTATCTTAACGAAGAAGTAACAATAGGAGCATGGTTAGCTAATAAACGATCTAGCGGTAAAATCGCATTTCTACAATTACGAGACGGTACAGGATTTATCCAAGGAGTCGTTGTAAAAGCGGATGTAACAGAAGAAGTGTTCCAGCTAGCAAAAAATATGACACAAGAGACTTCCCTCTACGTTACTGGTAAAGTAGTAGAGGATACACGCTCTCCGTTTGGCTACGAACTACAAGTAAGCCAGGTAGAAGTGATTCATGAATCTGTGGATTACCCGATCACACCAAAAGAGCACGGTACGGAGTTTTTAATGGATCATCGTCACCTATGGTTGCGTTCGAAGAAGCAACACGCTGTCATGAAAATTCGAAATGAAATCATTCGTGCGACCTATGATTACTTTAATCAAGAAGACTTTACAAAAATTGATCCACCAATATTAACAGGATCTTCTGCGGAAGGCACAACGGAGCTTTTCCATACCAAATATTTTGATGAAGAAGCATTCCTATCTCAAAGTGGTCAGCTATACATGGAAGCAGCGGCGATGGCTTTTGGAAAGGTATTTTCATTTGGACCGACGTTCCGTGCTGAAAAATCGAAAACGAGAAGACACTTAATTGAGTTTTGGATGATTGAGCCAGAGATGGCCTTCACGGATCACGAAGAAAGCTTAAAGATACAAGAAGAGTATGTAAGCTTTGTTGTACAGTCCGTTCTACAAAACTGTAAGCTTGAGCTAAACATTTTGGAAAGAGATACGGAAAAACTAGCGAATATTAAAGCGCCATTTCCAAGAATTTCTTATGATGAAGCGATCAAGATGCTAAAAGAAAAAGGGTTCACAGATATTGAATGGGGAGAAGACTTTGGTGCTCCTCATGAAACGGCTATTGCGGAAAGCTTCGACAATCCAGTGTTTATTACGAACTATCCAGCCGCCATTAAAGCTTTCTATATGAAACCAGATCCAGATCGTCCAGAGGTTGTATTATGTGCTGATCTGATTGCACCAGAAGGCTATGGAGAGATTATTGGGGGCTCCCAACGCATCGATGATCTAGCACTAATGGAACAGCGATACGAGGAGCACAACCTAACGGGTGATGCTTATCAATGGTATTTAGAGCTTAGAAAATACGGGAGTGTTCCTCATTCCGGTTTTGGTCTTGGATTGGAAAGAACCGTTGCGTGGATCGCTGGAGTGGAACACGTTCGAGAAACGATTCCATTCCCACGTTTATTAAATAGGTTATATCCTTAA